A region from the Fibrobacter sp. genome encodes:
- a CDS encoding MBL fold metallo-hydrolase, whose product MNFISKAALATSVMCIFGCGNTTKDTKQVESATNETATESAQVSSDYKTITLSDGASVTWIKDNAGDKLNPRDLFSDASDSLYNSLNLADGIPASVSTFLMKADGEYVLFDAGLGDFGGQMANHLKELNVNSDDIKLIYLTHLHVDHISGLVKKTETGFEKVFKNATVYVGQVEKDAWFNDIEKNDLQKAILGVYSDKLKLFAFGDILPHEVEAIDAIGHTPGHTVFRHKELLVIGDLMHGYALQINHPEINSNYDMDKTKSVESRKKILEYAKANKLTMAGMHLPTPGFAE is encoded by the coding sequence ATGAACTTTATTTCTAAAGCAGCTTTGGCAACATCCGTAATGTGCATTTTCGGATGCGGAAACACAACCAAAGATACAAAGCAGGTTGAATCAGCCACAAACGAAACCGCTACAGAATCTGCACAGGTTTCCTCAGATTACAAGACCATCACTTTAAGCGACGGTGCCTCAGTCACCTGGATTAAGGACAACGCTGGCGACAAGCTGAATCCTCGCGACTTGTTCAGCGACGCAAGCGATTCCCTCTACAATAGTTTGAATCTCGCCGATGGCATTCCGGCATCTGTCAGCACTTTCCTGATGAAGGCTGATGGCGAATACGTATTGTTCGATGCAGGCCTCGGTGACTTCGGCGGTCAAATGGCTAACCATTTGAAGGAACTGAACGTAAATTCCGATGACATCAAGCTGATTTACCTCACCCACCTTCACGTGGACCACATTTCCGGCCTAGTCAAAAAGACTGAAACTGGTTTTGAAAAAGTTTTCAAGAACGCCACCGTTTACGTTGGCCAAGTTGAAAAGGACGCCTGGTTCAACGACATCGAAAAGAACGATTTGCAGAAAGCAATTCTCGGAGTCTATAGCGACAAACTGAAACTGTTCGCTTTCGGCGACATCCTCCCCCACGAAGTGGAAGCTATCGACGCCATCGGTCATACTCCGGGCCACACCGTTTTTCGCCACAAGGAACTTCTGGTTATTGGTGACTTGATGCATGGTTACGCATTGCAAATCAACCATCCGGAAATCAATTCCAACTACGACATGGACAAGACAAAATCCGTCGAAAGCCGCAAGAAAATTCTTGAATACGCCAAGGCAAACAAGTTGACTATGGCCGGTATGCACCTGCCCACCCCTGGTTTCGCAGAATAA
- a CDS encoding GDSL-type esterase/lipase family protein produces MSENKYTKWVACWGNATSITDRKEAVYAKDITLRYPIRMCFSGSKLRFRFSNLTGTEAITISEAFVAHTPITFEGNKQGVIAPGKELESDEIPFNVTAGETLDVSLYFADFTQMNAGTLITGPLSSGKYSYGNFANADELPADLTRNTNWFYFLNTIDILTEEKNFALVCYGDSITAQDWPDYLSLRAAREGFNNVSIIRRAVSGTRILRQYDCITYAAYGLKGATRFPIEMNVAGAKSVIIQHGINDIIHPVGADVNQFRPWSDMPTPQDLIDGVEKLYIEHARSLGLKVWSGTLLPIFGWRTYNENRDVIRNEFNKWLRESDKFNGCVDFDKAVQDSADPKKFADGFDSGDHLHPSAKAYEAMAECVPAELLK; encoded by the coding sequence ATGTCTGAAAACAAGTACACAAAGTGGGTAGCCTGCTGGGGCAATGCAACCTCCATTACCGACCGTAAGGAAGCCGTTTATGCCAAGGACATCACCCTTCGCTACCCCATTCGCATGTGCTTTTCTGGAAGCAAGCTGAGGTTCCGTTTTTCCAATTTGACGGGAACAGAAGCGATAACCATTAGCGAAGCATTCGTTGCCCACACCCCCATCACATTTGAAGGAAACAAGCAGGGCGTTATCGCACCCGGCAAGGAACTTGAAAGCGACGAAATTCCTTTCAACGTTACCGCAGGTGAAACTCTTGATGTAAGCCTTTACTTTGCCGACTTCACCCAGATGAACGCCGGCACCTTGATTACGGGTCCTCTTTCCAGCGGCAAGTATAGCTACGGTAATTTTGCAAATGCAGACGAATTGCCCGCAGATCTTACTCGAAATACCAACTGGTTCTATTTCCTGAACACCATCGATATTCTGACCGAAGAAAAGAATTTCGCATTGGTCTGCTACGGCGATTCCATTACTGCCCAAGATTGGCCGGACTACCTGAGCCTTCGCGCGGCACGAGAAGGATTCAACAATGTCTCCATCATCCGCAGGGCTGTCAGCGGAACTCGAATCTTGCGTCAGTACGATTGCATTACCTACGCTGCCTATGGTTTGAAAGGAGCCACCCGTTTCCCCATTGAAATGAATGTGGCCGGAGCAAAGTCCGTCATCATCCAGCACGGCATCAACGACATCATCCACCCGGTGGGCGCCGACGTAAACCAGTTCCGTCCTTGGAGCGACATGCCCACCCCCCAGGACTTGATCGACGGTGTAGAAAAGCTGTATATTGAGCACGCACGCTCATTGGGTCTCAAAGTTTGGAGCGGGACCCTTCTCCCCATTTTCGGTTGGAGAACCTACAACGAAAACCGGGACGTCATCCGTAACGAATTCAACAAGTGGCTTCGTGAATCCGACAAGTTCAATGGTTGTGTAGATTTCGACAAGGCAGTCCAGGATTCTGCTGATCCGAAAAAATTTGCCGACGGCTTTGACTCCGGAGACCACCTGCACCCCAGCGCCAAGGCCTACGAAGCCATGGCAGAATGCGTGCCTGCGGAACTTCTGAAATAA
- a CDS encoding HD domain-containing protein → MVTRDHFLVRQNEADANKTVAKALSITLGIFTLIYILNLLHIFIIDQKVMTTAYVVGAVLLLSPWALNKILGPHNPKLKYIYVLLTNLFLFDIQTTLTFHATIVYAFPIAIASLYFSKKTTLFALITTMIMSTLGQFSGFFGNFVPDQNFLVMKRLVLFSVLPRALTLCSFGYLLYFLSSRTTKLLDRQINGTQKIKELNQDIVLGFANLVENRDESTGGHVKRTSRYVELLSKELFKRKVYPEIINIEFIGNLTSAAPMHDIGKMSIPDHILQKPGKLTDEEFTIMKSHAEQGGKIIKQTFSHIGDDNYRQMVYEVARYHHEKWNGRGYPEGRSKTEIPLAARIMAVADVFDAISQKRCYRDAIPLEECFQIIEKGKGTDFEPVLVDVFLSMKDQITQAMNEIKDEV, encoded by the coding sequence ATGGTTACACGTGATCATTTTTTGGTGCGTCAAAATGAAGCTGACGCAAATAAAACTGTTGCCAAGGCATTATCGATTACCCTCGGCATATTTACCCTTATCTACATACTGAACCTACTTCATATTTTCATCATCGACCAGAAGGTGATGACAACCGCTTATGTAGTTGGCGCCGTACTTCTTTTGAGCCCGTGGGCATTAAACAAGATTCTTGGCCCGCATAACCCGAAGCTCAAGTACATATACGTTCTGCTGACCAACCTGTTCCTGTTTGACATCCAGACCACACTCACTTTCCACGCCACCATTGTTTACGCCTTCCCCATTGCCATTGCAAGTCTCTATTTCTCCAAGAAGACCACCCTATTCGCATTGATCACCACCATGATCATGTCTACCTTGGGCCAGTTCTCCGGTTTCTTCGGAAACTTCGTTCCGGACCAGAACTTCCTGGTGATGAAGCGTCTTGTTCTTTTCAGCGTATTGCCTCGCGCACTTACCTTGTGCAGTTTCGGCTATCTGCTCTACTTTCTTTCCAGCAGAACAACGAAGCTACTGGACAGACAAATCAACGGAACCCAGAAAATCAAGGAACTGAACCAGGACATTGTTCTCGGTTTTGCAAACTTGGTTGAAAACCGCGACGAAAGCACTGGAGGCCACGTTAAGCGCACCAGCCGTTACGTAGAGCTCCTCTCCAAGGAATTGTTCAAACGCAAGGTTTATCCGGAAATCATCAACATTGAATTCATCGGCAACTTGACCAGCGCCGCTCCTATGCACGACATCGGAAAGATGTCCATCCCGGATCACATTTTGCAGAAACCAGGCAAACTGACCGACGAAGAATTTACCATCATGAAGAGCCATGCGGAACAAGGCGGCAAGATTATTAAGCAGACCTTTTCCCACATCGGCGACGACAATTACCGTCAAATGGTTTACGAAGTGGCCCGTTACCACCATGAAAAATGGAACGGCAGAGGCTACCCCGAAGGCCGTTCCAAAACCGAGATTCCTCTGGCAGCTCGCATCATGGCCGTGGCCGACGTATTCGACGCAATCTCCCAGAAGCGCTGCTACCGCGACGCCATTCCTCTGGAAGAATGTTTCCAGATTATTGAAAAAGGTAAAGGCACTGATTTCGAGCCGGTCCTTGTTGACGTGTTCCTCAGCATGAAGGATCAAATCACTCAGGCCATGAACGAAATCAAGGATGAAGTCTAA
- a CDS encoding HlyD family efflux transporter periplasmic adaptor subunit: MNKFEDALDTFWNKHKTNPGVAHAYKHKLIYAWCLSILIVIVLGIMFAGKASMFQGIAEATETTISLPSPTEVVKVHVMPGQSIHAGDTIVELNRPDLTLRITELTRELDAIEGRSSLGTAEIDQKVAEVKADLASRSLALKSEIRNLETEYQKNKEIAAKLKSLKNSDSKSDGNDAMAMRIKSLKNELAVINANANEQIKLLKSSGRLQKSAGKTEVENLKKELAELQKQQEELVQIAKEDWVVGSVNARDGEKLSSFAPVVTLTHKSPTLVRGYIHERMYQRMDVGETVKVRTLGGTGKAIKGKVVGLSSRIVEFPMRMWKMPEMPIHGREVIIQIPDENPFLLGEMVTISE, translated from the coding sequence ATGAACAAGTTTGAAGACGCTCTCGATACTTTTTGGAATAAGCACAAGACTAATCCCGGTGTAGCTCATGCCTATAAGCACAAGTTGATCTACGCCTGGTGCCTTAGCATCCTTATCGTTATTGTCCTTGGTATTATGTTCGCTGGCAAGGCTTCCATGTTCCAGGGAATTGCCGAAGCTACCGAAACTACTATCAGCCTGCCGAGCCCTACTGAAGTTGTCAAGGTTCACGTGATGCCTGGTCAGTCCATTCACGCTGGTGATACCATCGTTGAATTGAACCGCCCGGATTTGACTCTCCGTATTACCGAGCTTACTCGTGAACTTGATGCTATCGAAGGTCGTAGCAGCCTGGGTACTGCAGAAATCGACCAGAAGGTTGCCGAAGTCAAGGCTGACCTTGCTTCCCGTAGCCTTGCTCTCAAGTCTGAAATCCGTAACTTGGAAACTGAATATCAGAAGAACAAGGAAATTGCAGCAAAGCTCAAGAGCCTCAAGAATTCTGACTCCAAGAGCGATGGTAACGACGCCATGGCAATGCGTATCAAGAGCTTGAAGAATGAACTTGCTGTGATCAACGCAAACGCAAATGAACAGATCAAGCTCCTCAAGAGCAGTGGTCGTTTGCAGAAGAGCGCTGGCAAGACTGAAGTTGAAAACCTCAAGAAGGAATTGGCAGAACTCCAGAAGCAACAGGAAGAGTTGGTGCAGATTGCCAAGGAAGACTGGGTTGTTGGTTCCGTCAATGCTCGCGATGGTGAAAAGCTTTCCAGCTTTGCACCGGTTGTTACCTTGACCCACAAGTCTCCGACCCTCGTCCGCGGTTACATTCATGAACGTATGTACCAGCGTATGGACGTTGGCGAAACCGTGAAGGTTCGCACCTTGGGCGGCACCGGCAAGGCAATCAAGGGCAAGGTGGTTGGTCTTTCTAGCCGTATTGTTGAATTCCCCATGCGTATGTGGAAGATGCCGGAAATGCCTATCCATGGCCGCGAAGTCATCATTCAGATCCCTGATGAAAATCCGTTCCTGTTGGGCGAAATGGTGACTATCTCCGAATAA
- a CDS encoding DUF4956 domain-containing protein, whose translation MLDLLAVQSGTANASLITLAYTLILAFILSSTIAWTYEKTFLGLSYSRNFVQGIVLSSVVAAMVMAAIGDNVGRGLGMMGALSVVRFRTSFKDPRDIMFIFASLGAGIGCGVYAWGPALGGTVAFCIVAFLISRTGLGTKHFFDGMLRFALPNESAPRQQIEDVLRKSLKTYILITMREVDGGARVDCAYQVRLRATKPAAEILKELSEIEGISDVQFMMQDATTEM comes from the coding sequence ATGCTCGATCTTTTAGCGGTACAATCTGGTACTGCCAATGCATCTCTCATCACCTTGGCCTACACTCTCATCTTGGCCTTCATCCTTTCCTCCACTATCGCCTGGACTTACGAAAAGACGTTCCTTGGTCTTTCTTACTCCAGAAATTTTGTCCAGGGCATCGTTCTTAGTTCTGTGGTGGCCGCAATGGTTATGGCTGCTATCGGCGATAACGTCGGCCGCGGTCTCGGTATGATGGGCGCTCTTTCTGTGGTCCGTTTCCGTACAAGCTTTAAGGATCCTCGCGACATCATGTTTATCTTCGCCTCTCTCGGCGCAGGTATCGGTTGTGGCGTTTACGCTTGGGGGCCGGCTCTCGGTGGTACCGTTGCATTCTGCATCGTCGCCTTCCTCATTTCCCGTACCGGTCTCGGTACCAAGCACTTCTTCGACGGCATGCTCCGTTTCGCTTTGCCTAACGAATCCGCTCCCCGTCAGCAGATTGAAGATGTTCTTCGAAAAAGTCTAAAGACCTACATCCTAATCACCATGCGTGAGGTTGATGGCGGTGCTCGCGTGGATTGCGCTTACCAGGTTCGCCTCCGTGCCACCAAGCCCGCTGCAGAAATCCTGAAAGAACTTTCTGAAATTGAAGGCATCTCCGATGTTCAGTTCATGATGCAAGACGCAACCACCGAGATGTAA
- a CDS encoding VWA domain-containing protein, whose translation MRFAEPSFLWGLLSLPLFALLFVYAYRRRKKLAARFVSLSMLPKLSTSVSPWRRLAKVLILLLAIAFLFVALARPQWGRKMEHIERKGLDLVLLQDISLSMLAEDIKPNRLTRSRHEISAFLESLSGDRVGLVAFSGEAQVMVPLTLDYGTVQMMLRELTPGWLMPGTNLENAIRKGMALYQNSGSAGQYSVMILMSDGEELEAAAVNAAKEAAALGIRIYTIGIGSREGVPIPVPGRNGEVAYKKDAQGNIVTTRLEDGTLQEIASVTGGLYFYASPGEFQLQKVLTEIATLEKKEQASDRMENYQDRYQIFLGFAAFLFLLEALISERGRRRKQVAGRFN comes from the coding sequence ATGCGTTTTGCTGAACCGAGTTTCTTGTGGGGCCTTCTATCCCTCCCGCTTTTTGCGCTACTGTTTGTCTATGCCTACCGCCGTCGCAAGAAGTTGGCAGCACGATTTGTATCCCTGTCCATGTTGCCGAAACTTTCCACGTCCGTCTCTCCGTGGCGTCGTCTGGCTAAGGTTTTGATTCTTCTTTTGGCTATTGCCTTTCTGTTTGTTGCCCTGGCTCGCCCCCAGTGGGGTCGCAAGATGGAGCATATTGAACGTAAGGGCTTGGACCTGGTTCTTCTGCAGGACATTTCCCTTTCCATGCTGGCCGAAGATATTAAGCCCAATCGTTTGACCCGTAGCCGCCATGAAATTTCTGCGTTCCTGGAATCCTTGTCCGGCGATCGTGTGGGCTTGGTTGCTTTCTCCGGTGAAGCCCAGGTGATGGTTCCCTTGACCTTGGACTATGGTACGGTGCAGATGATGCTTCGAGAACTTACCCCGGGTTGGCTCATGCCGGGTACGAACCTTGAGAATGCAATTCGCAAGGGTATGGCCTTGTACCAGAATTCTGGTAGTGCCGGCCAGTATTCCGTGATGATCCTCATGAGTGATGGTGAAGAACTGGAGGCAGCTGCAGTTAATGCCGCCAAGGAAGCTGCCGCCCTCGGTATCCGCATTTACACCATCGGTATTGGTTCCCGCGAAGGCGTTCCTATTCCGGTTCCCGGCCGCAATGGGGAAGTCGCCTACAAGAAGGATGCCCAAGGTAACATTGTCACCACTCGCCTCGAGGACGGCACCTTGCAGGAGATTGCAAGTGTCACTGGCGGTTTGTACTTCTATGCAAGCCCTGGTGAATTCCAGCTCCAGAAGGTCCTGACTGAAATCGCCACCCTCGAAAAGAAGGAGCAGGCTAGCGACCGTATGGAGAACTACCAGGACCGCTATCAGATTTTCCTCGGCTTTGCCGCCTTCCTATTCTTGCTCGAAGCCCTTATCTCCGAAAGGGGCCGTCGCCGCAAACAGGTGGCAGGACGCTTCAATTAA
- a CDS encoding polyphosphate polymerase domain-containing protein, producing MAEARGFSLLERFELKYHIPVEWADKIGAFIAPYCEEDYYSKITPGGFYWITNLYLDTPSWTFLGWKKRQLLDRFNMRIRTYGEHPAQDGTFHFEVKRKIKNICYKSRATIKGVNPGEVWDMKPEEWPCKGEKDRKYLKDFLYKTELHGAHPRLLTQYKRRAWFGLREEYSRVTIDTGMRFREENGFDYTVDPHYMHSTGIPRFFLPGCDAVLELKCPCSQVPYWMIDLIRFLNLKQGGFSKFGNAAAEWQRVYENPRRFKTPYWTKLGTTLEENL from the coding sequence ATGGCCGAAGCCCGTGGATTTAGTCTTCTCGAACGTTTCGAGCTGAAGTACCACATTCCTGTGGAATGGGCCGACAAGATCGGCGCCTTCATCGCTCCTTATTGCGAAGAAGACTATTATTCCAAGATTACTCCGGGTGGATTTTACTGGATTACGAACCTTTATCTGGATACCCCGTCCTGGACATTCCTTGGCTGGAAAAAGCGCCAGCTGCTGGACCGTTTCAATATGCGTATCCGCACCTATGGTGAACACCCCGCTCAGGATGGAACTTTCCATTTTGAAGTGAAGCGCAAGATCAAGAATATTTGCTACAAGAGCCGAGCCACCATCAAGGGTGTCAATCCTGGTGAAGTCTGGGATATGAAGCCGGAAGAATGGCCTTGCAAGGGTGAAAAGGACCGCAAGTACCTTAAGGATTTCTTGTACAAAACTGAATTGCATGGTGCCCATCCTCGTCTTTTGACTCAGTACAAACGTCGTGCGTGGTTTGGTCTCCGCGAAGAATATTCCCGCGTGACCATCGATACCGGCATGCGTTTCCGTGAAGAAAATGGTTTTGATTACACAGTCGATCCCCACTACATGCATTCCACCGGCATTCCCCGATTCTTCTTGCCGGGTTGCGATGCTGTTTTGGAACTGAAGTGTCCCTGTTCCCAGGTGCCTTACTGGATGATCGACCTGATCCGATTCCTGAACCTAAAACAGGGTGGTTTTTCCAAATTTGGCAATGCCGCCGCCGAATGGCAGCGTGTTTATGAAAATCCCCGCCGTTTCAAGACCCCTTACTGGACAAAACTTGGAACGACGCTGGAAGAAAATTTGTAA
- a CDS encoding HD domain-containing protein, with protein sequence MVYCVLQICCLLLFVYVYINSRIQTKNMKLQGSSQFFIAIVICAVVEFIFDGLSAYTVNNLDSVPKWLNQWAHFLFLTSIDAVVFLVFCYLLQMVDCFPKSMKGKVVLYSPLVVNFFLLLTNMEYLRYVPGELSYHCEGTSANACYAMATLYAIFSLVVFLRKLKFIEKQKQASIALYGISLLIIVVVKFIYPDFLITASGVTVLVCGIFLTNENPVIQDLYHYQDEMVMGFATLVENRDNNTGGHIKRTSLYAERIAVEMQRRNVYGEVMTKDFVNNLRMAAPMHDIGKIAIPDAILQKPGRLTQEEIDIMKTHAAKGGEIIRRTFANVSSPEYTKVCYEVAMHHHEKWNGQGYPLGLHGENIPLSARIMAVADVFDALSEKRCYKEPLPLDACFDIIKNKSGEDFDPQIVELFLSIKDDIMDIHANCMKSIEDKIKKIS encoded by the coding sequence ATGGTTTATTGTGTACTACAGATTTGCTGTCTGTTGTTGTTCGTGTATGTGTACATCAATTCACGAATCCAGACAAAGAATATGAAATTGCAGGGCTCGTCCCAGTTCTTCATTGCAATTGTCATTTGTGCGGTTGTTGAATTTATTTTTGATGGATTGTCTGCGTACACCGTCAACAACCTGGATTCCGTTCCCAAGTGGCTGAACCAGTGGGCCCATTTCCTTTTCCTCACAAGCATTGACGCCGTTGTATTCCTGGTGTTCTGTTATCTGCTCCAGATGGTGGATTGTTTCCCGAAATCGATGAAGGGGAAGGTTGTTTTGTATTCTCCATTGGTTGTCAACTTCTTCTTGTTGTTGACGAATATGGAGTACTTGCGCTATGTTCCTGGCGAACTATCGTACCATTGTGAGGGAACCTCTGCAAATGCTTGTTACGCTATGGCTACCCTTTATGCCATCTTCTCGCTGGTTGTGTTCCTTAGAAAGTTGAAGTTCATTGAAAAACAGAAACAGGCTAGTATCGCCCTCTATGGCATTTCTCTTTTGATTATTGTTGTGGTCAAGTTTATCTATCCTGATTTCTTGATTACGGCTTCCGGTGTTACGGTCTTGGTTTGCGGTATTTTCTTGACCAATGAAAATCCAGTGATTCAGGATCTATACCATTATCAAGATGAAATGGTGATGGGCTTTGCAACTCTTGTTGAAAATCGTGATAACAATACGGGCGGTCATATTAAGAGAACTTCTCTTTATGCGGAACGTATTGCAGTGGAAATGCAGCGCCGTAATGTTTATGGGGAAGTGATGACAAAGGACTTTGTCAATAATCTTCGTATGGCTGCGCCTATGCATGATATTGGTAAAATCGCAATCCCTGACGCAATCCTTCAAAAGCCCGGAAGGCTGACCCAGGAAGAAATCGATATTATGAAGACCCACGCTGCAAAGGGTGGAGAAATTATCCGCAGAACTTTTGCCAACGTCAGTAGCCCTGAATACACAAAAGTCTGTTATGAAGTCGCCATGCATCATCACGAAAAGTGGAATGGCCAGGGATATCCTCTAGGTTTGCATGGTGAAAACATTCCCCTTTCTGCAAGAATTATGGCAGTAGCGGATGTCTTTGATGCCTTGTCTGAAAAGCGTTGCTATAAGGAACCTTTGCCTTTGGACGCCTGCTTTGACATCATAAAAAATAAATCCGGGGAAGATTTTGATCCCCAGATTGTTGAGTTGTTCTTGTCCATCAAGGATGATATCATGGACATTCACGCTAACTGCATGAAGTCCATTGAAGATAAAATCAAAAAGATATCTTAG
- a CDS encoding VWA domain-containing protein, producing the protein MDIGSLHFQNPEAFWLLLLVPVLIASYIYRNRRRKSTIKFPALSIAKKAVPSKRVRFRHIVPALRLTALCCFVVALARPQNAMEVEYTSTDGVDIMLALDISGSMGTLDMLTRAEQAKLGVMNAERMLKSGNYWKYSRLGYAQEVIAEFIQKRHSDRIGLSAFGSKSMTQCPLTLDYGSLLEILKASGDLAQDSVYASRTAIGDGLMNALARLQKSEAKSKVVVLLTDGRDNASLVPPMRAAEVAQSLGVKVYTIGVGKKNGKILSFQQNPWTGEISWGERDITPEEGIDENVLTAVALKTGGRFYRAENKEELERIYSEIDELEKTEIETIAYARYAEKFYPWLLAGALLILLELLLANTRFVRIP; encoded by the coding sequence ATGGATATTGGATCGTTGCATTTTCAGAACCCGGAAGCCTTTTGGCTTTTGCTTTTGGTTCCCGTTCTGATTGCCTCTTACATATACAGGAATCGTCGCCGCAAGAGCACCATCAAGTTCCCTGCGTTGTCCATTGCTAAAAAAGCGGTCCCCAGTAAAAGGGTTCGCTTCCGCCATATCGTGCCGGCCCTTCGTTTGACAGCCCTCTGCTGCTTCGTCGTTGCCTTGGCTCGTCCTCAGAATGCCATGGAAGTGGAATACACTTCTACCGATGGTGTTGATATTATGCTTGCCCTGGATATTTCTGGTTCTATGGGCACTTTGGATATGCTTACCCGCGCAGAACAGGCTAAGCTCGGGGTGATGAATGCAGAACGCATGCTCAAGTCTGGGAACTACTGGAAGTACAGCCGCCTGGGTTATGCCCAGGAAGTGATTGCCGAATTTATCCAGAAACGTCATAGTGACCGCATTGGTCTTTCTGCCTTCGGTTCCAAATCCATGACTCAGTGCCCGCTGACCTTAGATTATGGTTCCCTGCTTGAAATTTTGAAGGCTTCTGGCGACCTTGCCCAGGATTCCGTTTACGCTTCCCGCACCGCTATTGGTGATGGCTTGATGAACGCCCTTGCCCGTTTGCAGAAGTCCGAAGCAAAGTCCAAGGTTGTTGTCTTGCTGACGGATGGCCGTGATAACGCAAGCCTTGTGCCGCCTATGCGCGCCGCCGAAGTTGCCCAGTCCCTTGGTGTGAAGGTTTACACCATCGGTGTGGGTAAAAAGAACGGCAAGATTCTTTCTTTCCAGCAGAATCCCTGGACTGGTGAAATTAGCTGGGGTGAACGCGACATTACTCCCGAAGAAGGTATCGACGAAAACGTGCTTACGGCTGTAGCCTTGAAGACTGGTGGCCGTTTCTATCGTGCTGAAAACAAGGAAGAACTGGAACGAATTTATTCCGAAATCGACGAACTTGAAAAGACTGAAATCGAGACCATCGCCTACGCCCGTTATGCAGAGAAGTTCTATCCGTGGCTTTTGGCGGGCGCTCTCCTGATTTTGCTGGAACTGCTTTTGGCTAACACCCGCTTTGTGAGGATCCCGTAA